In Eupeodes corollae chromosome 3, idEupCoro1.1, whole genome shotgun sequence, a single genomic region encodes these proteins:
- the LOC129950159 gene encoding uncharacterized protein LOC129950159, whose product MRLNCSLIAVGILVTLTILVTSDDQNGNFKKVVCIIHEKSFFTNYSCSSKPINRYKTVVTMIGQLSKRLDNMMLHHQMHKKFNVIYRPFLVNVTEDFCQKFVNKAKSPYLNILMNIGQKYTNLNHTCPYEGWLIIKNMELDLSSLRLLLPEGEYRYDLEPIVDIDNKPTIVFSIQAFFEIGGLWRKKN is encoded by the exons ATGAGACTAAATTGTTCACTCATCGCTGTGGGAATTTTAGTAACATTAACAATATTAGTGACTAGTGAT gaccaaaatggaaattttaaaaaagttgtctgcATCATacatgaaaaatcattttttacaaattattcatGTTCATCGAAGCCAATAAATCGTTATAAGACCGTTGTGACCATGATTGGTCAGCTTTCAAAGCGATTGGATAATATGATG cTACACCATCAAATGCATAAAAAGTTCAATGTTATCTATCGaccatttttggtgaatgttACAGAAGacttctgtcaaaaatttgtaaacaaagcTAAATCAccgtatttaaatattttaatgaatattggacaaaaatatacaaatcttaATCACACTTGTCCTTATGAG GGTTGGCTAATAATCAAAAACATGGAATTGGATCTTAGCAGTCTAAGGCTTCTGCTACCAGAAGGAGAATATCGCTATGATCTTGAACCAATTGTTGATATCGATAACAAACCGACCATAGTTTTTAGCATTCAGGCTTTTTTCGAGATTGGAGGCTTATGGAGGAAAAAGAATTAA